Proteins encoded by one window of Paenibacillus urinalis:
- a CDS encoding glycoside hydrolase family 88 protein: MTVQPDWVQEAWDQTVTKVKRIHHRIGDRFPHASVNGEYQLERASWWTAGFWPGILWLVYRDTKDDALKETAESCERQLDSLLTDAHQVDHDIGFMWTLTSGARYKLLGEEDSKRRALLAANLLAARFNVQGNYIRAWNGENNAGWAIIDCLMNLPLLHWASRSTGDPRYKHVAIKHADTVLKHFYRPDGSVAHIVVFDPETGEKREVMGGQGYAPESAWSRGTAWAIYGMSLSYHYTGKQEYLDAAKQTAYFFMANLPEDHVPYWDFRSPEGVPSIRDSSASACAACGLLLIADQVNGLEAEMYRKCAERILYSLYTQYGAWESETEEGLILHGTSHYPGKSNIDVPLIYGDYYFTEGISLLMGQQDRFW; the protein is encoded by the coding sequence ATGACAGTTCAACCGGATTGGGTGCAAGAAGCTTGGGATCAAACGGTAACAAAAGTGAAGCGAATTCATCATCGAATTGGAGACCGCTTTCCACATGCAAGTGTGAACGGAGAATATCAGCTGGAGCGGGCCTCGTGGTGGACCGCCGGCTTCTGGCCAGGCATACTGTGGCTTGTTTATCGTGATACCAAAGACGACGCACTCAAGGAAACGGCAGAATCCTGCGAACGGCAGCTTGATTCATTACTTACGGATGCCCATCAGGTAGATCACGATATCGGATTCATGTGGACTTTAACAAGCGGGGCCAGGTATAAGCTTCTAGGAGAAGAGGACTCGAAACGGAGAGCGCTGCTTGCCGCTAACCTTCTAGCTGCGAGGTTCAACGTACAGGGAAATTACATTCGAGCGTGGAATGGAGAGAATAACGCAGGCTGGGCCATTATTGACTGCTTGATGAATTTACCCCTGTTACACTGGGCATCCCGGTCGACGGGTGATCCAAGGTATAAACATGTTGCTATTAAGCACGCAGATACGGTATTGAAGCATTTTTATCGTCCTGATGGCTCGGTTGCTCATATTGTCGTATTCGACCCGGAAACAGGAGAGAAGCGGGAAGTGATGGGAGGACAAGGGTACGCACCAGAATCAGCATGGTCTCGTGGAACAGCGTGGGCGATATATGGAATGAGTCTAAGCTACCACTATACAGGTAAACAGGAGTATCTGGATGCAGCTAAACAAACCGCGTATTTCTTTATGGCTAATCTACCGGAGGATCATGTTCCGTATTGGGATTTCCGTTCACCCGAAGGAGTGCCTTCGATTCGAGATTCCTCAGCCAGTGCCTGTGCCGCCTGTGGACTCCTGCTTATCGCAGATCAGGTAAACGGACTGGAGGCGGAGATGTACCGCAAATGTGCAGAACGAATCCTCTACTCCTTGTATACCCAATACGGAGCATGGGAATCGGAGACAGAGGAAGGGCTTATCTTACACGGAACGAGTCATTACCCTGGGAAGAGTAATATTGATGT
- a CDS encoding DUF2264 domain-containing protein, whose product MSVDRKYWVDTLVRIVHPVLHSLSERRLKLDMPVEARARDRSDYTYLEALGRTLAGISPWLEHGPRTGEEGEIRAKMADMARRAIDMATDPESPDFMNFAIGGQPVVDAAFLANAVLRAPNELYTLLDEKVKRNLISALQATRIIRPVFSNWLLFSAIIETALFRMGVEDWDRMRVDYALRQHEQWYMGDGAYGDGPAFHWDYYNSFVIQPMLVDILNEVGDQYGDWAELRAKVLTRAERYAAILERFISPEGTFPPIGRSLAYRFGAFQHLSLMSLREELPKELEPAQVRCALTAVIKRQIQMPGTFDDAGWLRIGFAGHQPDIGEAYISTGSLYLCTTVFLPLGLSPDAAFWQGQADWTSLKAWSGGNVYLDKAILG is encoded by the coding sequence ATGTCGGTCGATCGAAAGTATTGGGTGGATACCCTGGTTCGCATTGTTCATCCTGTACTGCATTCATTATCAGAACGTCGGCTGAAGTTGGATATGCCTGTTGAAGCAAGGGCTCGTGATCGATCCGATTACACTTATCTAGAAGCACTCGGGCGCACACTTGCGGGGATTTCACCTTGGCTTGAGCACGGCCCGCGTACAGGAGAAGAAGGAGAAATTCGGGCGAAGATGGCCGATATGGCAAGGCGTGCCATAGATATGGCTACAGATCCTGAATCACCAGACTTTATGAATTTTGCGATAGGCGGACAGCCCGTCGTTGATGCTGCCTTTCTTGCGAACGCGGTTCTCCGTGCTCCTAATGAGCTGTATACGTTGTTAGATGAAAAAGTGAAGCGGAATTTGATCTCCGCACTGCAAGCAACTCGCATTATACGTCCTGTATTCAGTAATTGGCTGCTGTTCAGTGCCATAATTGAAACCGCTTTATTCCGAATGGGAGTCGAGGATTGGGATCGGATGCGTGTGGATTATGCACTGAGGCAGCATGAGCAGTGGTATATGGGCGATGGAGCTTATGGGGATGGACCTGCATTTCACTGGGATTATTACAATAGCTTTGTTATTCAACCCATGCTAGTTGACATATTAAATGAAGTTGGAGATCAATATGGAGATTGGGCGGAGCTTCGAGCCAAAGTGTTAACGAGAGCTGAACGTTATGCCGCTATATTGGAACGGTTCATTTCCCCAGAAGGCACATTCCCGCCTATTGGACGATCACTTGCTTACCGCTTTGGCGCATTTCAGCATTTATCGTTAATGTCCTTAAGAGAGGAGCTTCCGAAAGAGCTGGAACCTGCTCAAGTTCGCTGTGCGCTTACAGCGGTCATCAAGCGGCAGATACAGATGCCTGGAACTTTCGATGATGCCGGCTGGCTTCGAATCGGATTTGCTGGACATCAACCAGATATCGGAGAAGCCTACATTTCGACAGGCAGTTTATATTTGTGCACGACTGTATTTTTGCCGCTCGGACTGTCACCTGACGCTGCTTTTTGGCAAGGACAGGCCGATTGGACGTCACTTAAGGCCTGGTCAGGCGGGAACGTATATTTGGACAAAGCCATATTAGGATAA
- a CDS encoding helix-turn-helix domain-containing protein, which produces MIKLLSCGFHTIHREGIIRNRPNGSENYIFVFFNSRAEVKLHDDTLTVEKNTFILFQPHTPHYYRELESPFINDWFHCNGDGIQEFLLDIHFPVDTPVDASDPMLISRSIMELTNRHRLDGRLRERIIDSDLRSFFMKLTDLRERTAPHQLHHYYIRFTELRSELYRSPQKYRSVQDLALSLNLSKSYFQHIYKELFGCSVMTDIINARLEHAKYLLDHSQWSVTHIAHSCGYENDTHFMRQFKKFIGVSPRQYRFRSET; this is translated from the coding sequence ATGATTAAGCTGTTATCCTGTGGGTTCCATACTATACACCGTGAAGGTATTATACGGAACAGACCCAACGGTTCGGAAAACTACATTTTTGTATTTTTTAATAGTAGAGCGGAAGTGAAGCTGCATGACGACACCCTGACGGTAGAGAAGAATACGTTTATCCTCTTTCAACCCCATACCCCCCATTATTATCGCGAGCTTGAAAGCCCGTTTATTAATGACTGGTTTCATTGTAACGGCGATGGCATTCAGGAATTCCTGCTGGATATCCATTTTCCTGTGGACACTCCGGTTGATGCCTCTGATCCAATGCTGATATCCCGAAGCATCATGGAGCTTACGAACCGGCATCGACTTGACGGCCGTCTGCGTGAGCGAATTATTGATAGTGATCTTCGATCTTTTTTCATGAAACTGACAGACCTGCGGGAACGAACTGCTCCACACCAGCTCCACCATTATTACATCCGATTCACTGAGCTTCGAAGCGAACTGTACCGCAGTCCCCAGAAATATAGATCTGTGCAGGATCTCGCACTGAGCTTGAATTTGAGTAAATCTTATTTCCAGCACATCTATAAGGAGCTATTCGGATGCTCTGTCATGACCGATATCATCAATGCCAGGCTGGAGCATGCGAAGTATCTATTAGATCACAGCCAGTGGTCAGTAACTCACATTGCCCATTCCTGTGGTTACGAGAACGATACCCATTTTATGAGACAATTCAAGAAGTTCATTGGCGTCTCACCAAGGCAATATCGATTCAGAAGCGAAACATGA
- a CDS encoding aldo/keto reductase, protein MKYVTLNNGVQMPILGYGVYQIPDQEECEKCVLDAIEVGYRSIDTAQAYRNEEAVGRAIKKSGIPREEFFVTTKVWISNAGYEKAKASIEDSMRKMQLDYLDLVLIHQPFNDYYGTYRAMEELYKANKIRAIGVSNFYPDRYIDLVQFSEVVPAINQVETHVFNQQVKAQEIMKKYNTQIESWGPFAEGKNNFFTNPTLQEIGTKHNKSAAQVALRFLIQRDVVVIPKTVNKDRMEQNLDVFDFELSSSDMAKIAELDTGESLFFSHYDPDTVEYLTDYGKKGLE, encoded by the coding sequence ATGAAATATGTGACTTTAAATAATGGTGTTCAGATGCCCATATTAGGTTATGGTGTGTACCAAATCCCTGATCAGGAAGAGTGCGAGAAGTGTGTGCTGGATGCTATAGAAGTAGGTTATCGTTCGATTGATACAGCACAGGCATACCGGAATGAAGAAGCTGTAGGCCGTGCAATAAAGAAAAGCGGAATTCCTCGGGAGGAATTCTTTGTGACTACTAAAGTATGGATTTCCAACGCGGGGTACGAAAAAGCAAAAGCTTCCATAGAAGATTCGATGCGAAAGATGCAGCTGGATTATCTTGATTTAGTACTCATCCACCAGCCCTTCAATGATTATTATGGGACTTATCGTGCGATGGAGGAGTTATACAAAGCCAACAAAATCAGAGCGATTGGTGTCAGCAATTTTTATCCGGACAGATATATCGATCTGGTGCAGTTTAGCGAAGTGGTTCCGGCCATTAACCAGGTGGAGACCCATGTCTTCAATCAGCAGGTCAAGGCTCAGGAAATTATGAAAAAATACAACACCCAGATTGAATCCTGGGGCCCTTTTGCAGAAGGGAAGAATAACTTCTTTACAAACCCTACACTTCAAGAAATCGGAACGAAGCATAACAAATCCGCAGCTCAAGTCGCATTACGGTTCTTGATTCAGAGAGATGTGGTTGTTATTCCAAAAACCGTAAACAAAGATAGAATGGAACAAAATTTGGATGTATTTGATTTTGAACTGAGCTCAAGCGATATGGCGAAAATAGCGGAACTGGATACGGGCGAAAGCTTGTTTTTCTCCCACTATGATCCAGATACCGTTGAATATCTAACTGATTACGGTAAGAAAGGTTTGGAATAA
- a CDS encoding aldo/keto reductase produces the protein MEYIKFGNTGMDVSRICLGCMSFGEVLPGGHQWVLNEEQSRPIIKRALELGINFFDTANIYASGTSEEIVGRALKDYANRDEIVLATKVWGRMHQGPNGAGLSRKSIMSEIDNSLKRLGTDYVDLYIIHRWDYNTPIEETMEAMHDVVKSGKARYIGASAMYAWQFQKAQHIAEKQGWTRFVSMQNHLNLIYREEEREMMPLCNDQKIAVTPYSPLASGRLIRDWSESTHRSETDVIQKSKYDATADVDRLIVERVASVADQHGVPRSHIALAWLLQKESVTAPIVGVTKMAQLEEAAAAVSVKLTAEEISFLEEPYVPHPVVGAQ, from the coding sequence ATGGAATACATCAAATTCGGAAATACGGGGATGGACGTGTCACGTATTTGTCTTGGCTGCATGAGCTTTGGTGAGGTACTGCCTGGAGGACATCAATGGGTGCTGAATGAGGAGCAGAGCCGTCCGATCATCAAGAGAGCACTCGAGCTTGGCATTAATTTTTTTGATACAGCGAATATATACGCATCCGGTACCAGTGAAGAGATCGTTGGACGAGCGCTGAAGGATTATGCCAATCGAGATGAGATCGTCCTTGCTACGAAGGTATGGGGACGCATGCATCAGGGACCGAATGGCGCTGGTCTTTCGAGAAAATCTATCATGAGCGAAATCGACAACAGCTTAAAAAGATTAGGAACAGATTACGTGGACCTCTACATCATTCACCGCTGGGACTACAATACGCCGATTGAAGAAACGATGGAAGCGATGCATGATGTGGTGAAATCAGGGAAGGCCCGTTATATTGGAGCTTCTGCGATGTATGCCTGGCAGTTCCAAAAAGCGCAGCATATCGCGGAGAAGCAGGGCTGGACAAGGTTTGTTTCCATGCAAAATCATCTTAATCTCATATACCGTGAAGAAGAAAGAGAAATGATGCCGCTTTGTAATGACCAGAAAATAGCAGTGACTCCTTACAGCCCGCTGGCGTCGGGACGTTTGATTCGGGATTGGTCTGAATCCACCCATCGCTCCGAAACAGATGTCATTCAAAAATCAAAATATGATGCGACAGCTGATGTAGATCGGTTGATTGTGGAACGAGTGGCATCGGTCGCTGATCAGCATGGAGTTCCGCGCAGTCACATTGCACTTGCTTGGCTGCTGCAGAAGGAATCGGTAACAGCTCCAATCGTCGGTGTTACCAAAATGGCACAGCTGGAGGAGGCGGCTGCAGCTGTGTCTGTCAAGTTAACAGCAGAAGAAATCTCTTTCCTTGAAGAGCCCTATGTTCCGCATCCTGTAGTAGGGGCACAATAA
- a CDS encoding cupin domain-containing protein — MENDYLSNSTIFPRGEKVQANFTGDAYLEMVFTDPAPLNTTIGNVTFAPGARNNWHSHKVGQVLLVTGGKGWYQEEGKPARPLTTGDVVNIPPDVKHWHGAARDSWFVHLAMTPGETEWFDSVDADGYDQLEG; from the coding sequence ATGGAGAATGATTACTTAAGCAACAGCACTATTTTTCCGCGTGGGGAAAAGGTGCAGGCGAACTTTACAGGCGATGCTTACCTTGAAATGGTGTTTACAGATCCGGCGCCTCTGAATACCACGATCGGCAATGTAACTTTTGCACCTGGCGCACGAAATAACTGGCATTCCCACAAGGTTGGTCAGGTGCTGTTAGTAACCGGGGGCAAAGGCTGGTATCAGGAAGAGGGCAAGCCTGCCAGACCGCTTACAACGGGGGATGTCGTTAATATTCCTCCTGACGTGAAGCATTGGCACGGCGCAGCTAGGGACAGCTGGTTTGTTCATCTCGCCATGACACCGGGAGAAACCGAATGGTTTGATTCCGTCGATGCGGATGGGTACGACCAATTGGAAGGATAG
- a CDS encoding SDR family oxidoreductase, which yields MMSRRTWLITGVSSGFGYEMTRLLLEKGEKVIGTVRNKDKVRQLIEQYPDHFICEFLDVTDVPAIRRLIDNSYKKLGRIDVIVSNAGYGLFGAAEELTDEQVEHIIATNLTGSIQLIRSALPHLRNQGGGRIIQLSSYGGQVAFPGNSMYHATKFGIEGFCESVAQEAASFNIGITLVEPGGARTEFRYGSAQVAKLMPEYDGNPAHGFLGMLDPSNGLAPGDPVRMAERIIESVDQEPAPMRMILGSQALKVTLSTLKTRVEELEGQAALAASTDFPPGE from the coding sequence ATGATGAGTAGACGTACATGGCTAATAACTGGAGTTAGCAGCGGTTTTGGTTATGAAATGACCAGACTGCTGCTAGAGAAAGGTGAGAAGGTCATAGGAACGGTGCGTAATAAAGATAAGGTTAGACAGCTGATAGAGCAATATCCGGATCACTTTATTTGCGAGTTCCTCGATGTTACGGATGTGCCTGCTATTCGCAGGTTAATTGACAATTCTTATAAAAAGCTCGGCCGTATTGATGTCATCGTGAGTAATGCAGGTTATGGACTCTTTGGAGCTGCCGAGGAATTAACTGACGAACAAGTGGAGCATATTATTGCGACAAATCTGACAGGCTCTATTCAGTTGATCCGATCTGCTCTTCCTCATCTGCGCAATCAGGGAGGAGGCCGTATTATACAGCTTTCAAGTTATGGGGGTCAGGTAGCCTTTCCAGGCAACTCCATGTACCATGCCACCAAGTTTGGCATCGAGGGCTTTTGTGAATCGGTTGCTCAGGAAGCAGCATCTTTTAACATCGGAATCACACTGGTAGAGCCTGGTGGGGCTCGAACAGAGTTCCGTTATGGCAGCGCCCAGGTGGCGAAGCTTATGCCGGAGTATGACGGTAATCCGGCACACGGTTTTCTTGGAATGCTGGACCCTTCTAACGGATTGGCCCCTGGAGACCCGGTTCGCATGGCTGAACGAATCATAGAAAGTGTTGATCAAGAGCCCGCTCCTATGCGGATGATCCTCGGGTCTCAAGCACTGAAGGTTACTCTATCGACACTGAAGACACGAGTGGAGGAATTGGAAGGACAGGCTGCGCTGGCCGCTTCCACAGACTTTCCTCCGGGAGAGTAA
- a CDS encoding SDR family oxidoreductase — protein sequence MKKILILGANGQVARQAIDLFLTETDAQLTLYLRNSSRLQISDANRQRVIEGDVNDMSRLKEAMAEQDVVFANLGDPGIVQMTRNMIKAMNEMQVKRGIFINILGIYDEVPGKFGEWNKRMVGSGIHAWREAASLIEESDLDYTILRCTWFTNKDEVDYELTEKGEPLTGTEISRKSIASVVVRLAETENWGVRQSLGISKPNSAGDKPAFY from the coding sequence ATGAAAAAAATATTAATATTAGGTGCGAATGGACAGGTTGCTCGTCAAGCCATAGATCTGTTCCTCACCGAAACAGATGCTCAGCTGACGTTGTATCTTCGGAATTCGAGCAGGCTGCAGATCTCAGATGCCAATAGACAACGTGTGATTGAGGGTGATGTCAATGATATGAGCCGATTGAAAGAAGCGATGGCTGAGCAAGATGTGGTCTTCGCAAATTTGGGGGATCCCGGTATCGTACAGATGACCCGAAACATGATCAAGGCGATGAACGAAATGCAGGTGAAAAGGGGGATCTTCATTAATATACTGGGCATCTACGACGAAGTACCAGGCAAGTTCGGAGAATGGAATAAGCGAATGGTTGGCAGTGGTATACATGCCTGGAGGGAAGCAGCGAGTTTAATAGAAGAATCTGATCTGGACTATACCATTCTAAGATGTACCTGGTTCACTAACAAGGATGAAGTAGATTATGAACTGACTGAAAAAGGCGAACCTTTGACAGGCACTGAAATATCACGGAAAAGTATCGCTTCTGTGGTTGTCCGTTTGGCTGAAACGGAGAACTGGGGAGTACGCCAAAGTCTAGGAATAAGCAAACCTAATTCGGCTGGTGATAAACCGGCATTTTACTAG
- a CDS encoding NAD(P)-dependent alcohol dehydrogenase: MCNSHESFNTRVLSVPAAKAPFEQTTIERRALRPDDVLIDIKYCGICHSDIHNAHDDFGSGVFPMVPGHEIAGVVAAVGSEVTTFAVGDRVGVGCFVDSCGECVFCQRGEEQFCQKGVTIVFNSIGYDGELTYGGYSQKIVVKDKFVVRIPDRMELDVASPLLCAGITTYSPLKHWNAGPGKKVAVIGMGGLGHLAVQFAHKMGAEVTVLSHSEKKREEALKFGAERYFVSSNPDAFKELAGQFDLILNTVSANIDVDAYLSILNVDGTLVNLGLPNKPDQYNVFSLFAGRRSITASNVGGIKETQEMLDFSAQNDIAPMIEVIRADQVDEAFGRVLNSDVRYRFVIDMATL, encoded by the coding sequence ATGTGTAATAGCCATGAATCTTTTAATACACGGGTACTGAGCGTTCCGGCGGCAAAAGCGCCATTTGAACAAACCACAATCGAGCGGAGAGCATTACGTCCTGATGATGTATTAATTGATATTAAGTATTGCGGTATCTGTCATTCTGATATTCACAATGCGCATGATGATTTTGGTAGTGGAGTATTCCCAATGGTTCCTGGACATGAGATTGCAGGTGTGGTTGCGGCAGTAGGCAGTGAAGTTACGACATTTGCTGTAGGCGATCGCGTTGGTGTGGGCTGTTTTGTTGACTCTTGTGGTGAATGTGTATTCTGTCAAAGAGGAGAAGAACAGTTCTGTCAGAAAGGTGTTACCATCGTGTTTAACTCGATTGGCTATGATGGAGAGCTGACCTATGGAGGATACAGCCAAAAAATCGTTGTGAAGGACAAGTTTGTTGTACGTATTCCGGATCGCATGGAACTGGATGTTGCCAGCCCGCTGCTATGTGCTGGGATTACCACCTACTCGCCTTTGAAGCACTGGAACGCGGGGCCAGGCAAGAAGGTTGCTGTGATTGGCATGGGCGGCCTCGGTCACCTTGCTGTTCAGTTTGCCCATAAGATGGGTGCAGAGGTAACGGTTCTAAGTCATAGCGAGAAGAAGAGGGAGGAAGCTCTCAAATTTGGCGCTGAGCGTTATTTTGTGAGCAGCAATCCTGATGCATTTAAAGAGCTGGCAGGTCAATTTGATCTGATTCTTAATACGGTTTCTGCCAATATTGACGTTGATGCTTATCTGTCCATTCTAAATGTTGATGGAACGCTTGTTAATCTTGGCTTGCCGAACAAGCCGGATCAGTATAATGTGTTCTCCTTGTTTGCTGGAAGACGGAGTATTACTGCATCCAATGTTGGCGGTATTAAAGAAACACAGGAGATGCTCGATTTCTCTGCTCAAAATGACATTGCTCCCATGATCGAAGTCATTCGTGCAGACCAAGTGGACGAGGCGTTCGGACGGGTTCTGAACAGCGATGTGCGTTACCGTTTTGTCATTGATATGGCTACACTATAA
- a CDS encoding TetR/AcrR family transcriptional regulator, with protein MSKIDRRIIKTQEALKSAVIELMREKPFDDITIQDLSDRANVSRGTIYLHYMDKYDLLDKLIETHINELRDRCEAAADMDFVEGSLIWTEYLESNYSFFSMMLASKGAPFFRHRFLEFLIEEFKDEVDTTKGKNEGLNKDLVVQFVASSYVGVVEWWFSNERPVSHEVLAEQLGTLLERNCG; from the coding sequence ATGAGCAAAATCGATAGAAGAATTATTAAAACACAGGAAGCGTTAAAATCTGCGGTCATTGAGCTTATGAGGGAGAAACCGTTTGATGATATTACAATCCAGGACCTCTCTGATCGAGCTAATGTTAGCAGAGGTACAATATATCTACATTATATGGATAAATATGATCTGTTAGATAAACTGATAGAAACCCATATTAATGAGCTTCGCGACAGATGCGAGGCCGCTGCGGATATGGATTTTGTAGAAGGGTCCTTAATATGGACGGAATACCTGGAGAGCAATTATTCCTTCTTCTCCATGATGCTCGCAAGTAAAGGAGCACCTTTCTTCCGGCATCGGTTTTTGGAGTTCTTGATTGAAGAATTCAAGGACGAAGTGGATACCACTAAAGGGAAAAACGAGGGCTTGAATAAAGATCTTGTTGTGCAATTTGTAGCATCTTCCTATGTAGGCGTGGTTGAGTGGTGGTTTAGCAATGAAAGACCTGTATCCCATGAAGTATTAGCAGAACAGCTTGGAACATTATTGGAGCGAAATTGTGGTTAG
- a CDS encoding SDR family oxidoreductase: MKVLVTGFNGKVGFWVANELKNRNIPNVCAVRNVEQVKAKYGDDYEFVRLDFSEISTFDGALKGVDRIFLMYPPGQQLEFDVFLEKAKEKGIKHITNLSLKDVQFMPFIHHYKMEKRIKSSKIPYTFVRAGYFMQNLSDFLCKEIKERHHIFVPAGNGKTSFVDTRDLAEVSALSLMEEAKHRNQIYIITGNEALDFYEVAVIMTEVLGVKIEYTNPSIKEFKQYMTQSGIDEPFVNVVAGIHMPTKLGLAKGIKHDYMKVTGKNPTTVRHYIEDFKQDWL, translated from the coding sequence ATGAAGGTATTAGTAACTGGCTTTAACGGAAAGGTTGGCTTCTGGGTTGCTAATGAATTGAAGAATAGAAATATTCCGAACGTATGTGCGGTGCGAAATGTTGAACAGGTGAAGGCCAAATATGGAGATGATTATGAATTCGTGCGTCTTGATTTCTCAGAGATAAGCACCTTTGATGGAGCGCTCAAAGGGGTTGACCGGATTTTTTTAATGTATCCGCCTGGTCAACAACTTGAGTTCGATGTCTTTCTCGAGAAGGCGAAGGAAAAAGGGATCAAACACATTACAAACCTATCGCTAAAAGACGTTCAGTTTATGCCATTCATTCATCATTACAAGATGGAAAAGCGGATCAAAAGCAGTAAAATACCTTATACTTTCGTTCGTGCCGGCTATTTCATGCAAAATTTAAGTGATTTTCTCTGTAAGGAAATTAAAGAAAGACACCACATTTTTGTGCCGGCAGGAAACGGAAAAACCAGCTTTGTGGACACAAGAGATCTTGCAGAAGTCTCAGCTCTATCGTTAATGGAGGAAGCTAAGCATAGAAATCAAATCTATATCATCACAGGCAATGAAGCACTCGATTTTTATGAGGTAGCAGTCATAATGACGGAAGTGCTTGGCGTAAAAATTGAATATACGAACCCATCAATCAAAGAATTCAAGCAGTATATGACACAATCAGGTATAGACGAACCATTCGTAAATGTGGTTGCTGGAATTCATATGCCTACGAAGCTCGGACTTGCAAAAGGAATTAAGCATGATTATATGAAGGTAACAGGAAAGAATCCTACAACTGTCAGGCATTATATTGAGGATTTCAAGCAGGATTGGCTCTAG
- a CDS encoding WxL protein peptidoglycan domain-containing protein: protein MLLLTLFAATASAADFNLSMNITDKKAKTLAGGFHAQVQPGSKQTFTVTVTNHSKDRQSEFYLYPADAVPKLNGGKDFTNYGEELTGPGKWIKTKPLRVTLPPLESQNYSFDVEFPEHLSYGQYISYIALQEYPEAVTADTQQQEVNFHTEALTKIGIQIIADYNPGQARTQFSFSDFKYEYLHNGLLSVSPYINNEGTILGKPEIEIQVVDTDTNTSLYKNKLSMESVYGGTEAESKFILQGLHLEQGGYKAVLTGQWKDEVFTKEFEFVLNRAEAAKSKQSLADKHLAKVLPQNNNGGISSLMIWCLLAIIFLLLSLLIRMRFKKNDERRD, encoded by the coding sequence ATGCTGCTGCTCACATTATTTGCCGCAACGGCTTCTGCTGCAGATTTTAATTTGTCGATGAACATCACAGACAAGAAGGCTAAGACATTAGCGGGTGGCTTTCATGCGCAGGTGCAACCAGGGTCTAAGCAAACATTTACAGTTACTGTCACGAATCACAGCAAAGATCGTCAGTCCGAATTTTATCTATATCCTGCGGATGCTGTTCCCAAATTAAATGGAGGTAAGGATTTTACTAATTATGGAGAAGAATTAACAGGGCCAGGTAAATGGATAAAGACAAAGCCCTTAAGGGTAACCCTTCCGCCTTTAGAATCTCAGAATTACTCTTTTGACGTTGAATTTCCTGAGCACTTGAGCTACGGCCAATATATTTCTTATATTGCACTACAAGAATACCCGGAGGCTGTGACAGCAGATACGCAACAACAAGAAGTGAATTTTCATACGGAAGCATTAACCAAAATCGGAATACAGATCATTGCTGATTATAACCCGGGTCAAGCACGTACCCAATTTTCATTTTCTGATTTTAAATATGAATACTTACATAACGGCTTATTAAGCGTATCTCCATATATTAATAATGAAGGGACTATACTCGGTAAGCCTGAAATTGAGATTCAAGTGGTTGATACCGACACGAATACAAGCCTCTATAAGAACAAACTGAGTATGGAATCTGTCTATGGAGGCACAGAGGCGGAATCAAAATTTATATTACAAGGGCTTCACCTTGAACAAGGGGGTTATAAAGCGGTATTAACAGGACAGTGGAAGGATGAAGTATTTACGAAGGAATTTGAATTTGTTCTAAACCGGGCGGAAGCTGCTAAATCTAAGCAATCTCTTGCTGATAAACATCTGGCAAAGGTGCTGCCCCAGAATAATAATGGAGGGATTTCCTCCCTAATGATCTGGTGTTTGCTTGCTATCATCTTCTTGTTACTGAGCCTGCTTATACGGATGAGATTCAAGAAGAACGATGAAAGGAGGGATTAA